In the genome of Thermoanaerobaculia bacterium, the window GGGCTGGACGGCGAGGCGAAGCGGGCGCAAGCCCTCATCGACGAGAAGCTCTCGTTCGACCGCGACTTCCCGGTCAAGAACTTCGAGATCACGATCCGCGTGCTCGGCGGATTGCTTTCCGGGTACGAGCTGACTCAGGACTCCCGATTGCTCGCGCTCGCGCACGATCTCGGCCGCCGGCTCCTGCCCGTGTTCGACTCTCCGACCGGCATGCCTTACGTGAACGTCAACCTGAAGACCGGCAAACCGAGCGGCGCGCATTCCAATCCCGCCGAGATCGGGACGCTGATCCTCGAGTTCGGGACCCTCTCGAAGCTGACCGGCGATCCCGCGTACTTCGATCGGGCGAAACGCGCCGTCCTCGCGCTCGACGCGCGCCGTTCGGCGGCCGGGCTGTTCGGCGACGAGATCGACGTGGAGACGGGGGAGTGGCGTTCGCCGTCGAGCCACATCGGCGGCGGCATCGATTCCTCTTACGAATACATGCTCAAGTCGCGCGTCCTCTTCGGCGATGCCGACTTCGCCGGGATGTGGCGGGAGAGCCGCCGCGCGATCGAGGCGCATCTGGCCGACGA includes:
- a CDS encoding glycoside hydrolase family 47 protein, with protein sequence GLDGEAKRAQALIDEKLSFDRDFPVKNFEITIRVLGGLLSGYELTQDSRLLALAHDLGRRLLPVFDSPTGMPYVNVNLKTGKPSGAHSNPAEIGTLILEFGTLSKLTGDPAYFDRAKRAVLALDARRSAAGLFGDEIDVETGEWRSPSSHIGGGIDSSYEYMLKSRVLFGDADFAGMWRESRRAIEAHLADERFGGLWYGVSDMRTGARTATEFGALQAFFPAVLALDGDLERARRLEDSCFRMWTRYGVEPDGVDYRTMKATAPAYPLRPEIVESAYYLYRFTKDPRYLEMGRTIFEDLKRYCRVENGFTVLNDVRTKEKGDLMPSYFLSETLKYLYLLFSPEDVAGFDRVVFNTEAHPFRRFP